The Calliopsis andreniformis isolate RMS-2024a chromosome 10, iyCalAndr_principal, whole genome shotgun sequence nucleotide sequence TGTTTTATGAGTCTTCAAAAAGCACTTTACTACTTAATTTAGCTTGATCatcattttcgaaatttttgagTCATTTCTGAGGTGGATATTTATTTACAGTCCTACTAAGTTTTTTTGATACGAAATGAACTTGTTATTCCAATCTTGTTCTCTTCCCCGAGTTATTAACCAAAACGTATTACTTTGAGACCGATTAGACTCTCAGCTAAAATCCTACTGCAAAGATCGAGCTTATTTGCATAGCTCCTCGCGACTACTTAAATTAGATGCTTCTTCTCCTTGGCCAAGGTAACTCAGGTTTAGTtctcttcaatttattttgtactgtGTTATCATCCGGGAAACTGGTTCCATTTTATCTTAGGGTGTATGAGAACGTTTATTTTGATGAGAGTTTAGGAACTATATTTAAATCAAATACCTACACTTATAACGAATACTTATAACGCGTTGTGAAACTTTCTATGAAAAATTATTCAGATTTTTGGATTTTATTTTGAACTGTATCTTTGTTCTGTAGCCTCTAGAAGAGTCTAACATTAGTAAGTTATTTATTGCTTTTCTGAAGTTTTGGATGAATTTAGAGTACTTACATAGAAGCCTTTATTCGcctgaataaaattaaaaattctcacagaaaaaagagaagaaatttaatttttgtacAAAAAATGATCTTTCCAAAAATTTCGTAAAATTCATAGATCTTTAGAAGTGGtataaattttattctattttttgatatttttgttgtctactatatacatataaatacttaaatattatAGACAGGGCAACTTGAATAAAAGGTCTGTTTTCTTCCTTAAAGTACAAAAATAGCACGAATCAAATATGGCAAATATCTTACAATGATCTAGCAGACAACTATGGAAAGTTCATGTATCAGTCATCGATGTTCTCTTGCGAGTGTATGTTAGGTACTCATGAGAGCTCAGTTGAGCAAAGTGGGTATAGAAAGTTAAAGTCTTTTCTTGTTGAGGTTTTGAAGACTCTAATTTCTCTTCAGGAGGCAAGGATAAGTCGGAAATTTGATAAGCTCGATTTTTATTGCGACTACTCACCGTTAATGTGGAGGTTCACGTGAATATACTTGGGCGGATGAGTGCTGACTTGGCACACGTACTGGCCCTCGTCGCTGCTGTTCACGGGCTTAATTTGCAGACGCCAGTTGTCCGGGTACTGGAACTTAACCGTATACCTTGAGTCCCCTGTGTACGTTTGCTGGCCCACCGTTAGCAAGTTCACCCTTTTGCCATTGTCTTGTCTGCGCACCCAGGACACCTATTAATGCGATCATATGTTAGCTTTGAATTACATTCAAGGATGATATTCTACAAAATTAATATTCTAATTAATATTAACACCAGGTGCATTCTATGTATTTCTAAAAGTAGATCCCTAGATTTAATTTtactttattcattttgtgatgGACACATGATTCAGATACATGTTCATCGCTTTCTTATTTATTTGAGGGAGGAGTACCTTTCGAAATATGACTATTCAATGCATGCAATCGGCTCGAGTTCAGAGAATCTGAGTTTGCTTATCCTGTACGCGATATAGTAAATTTTCGTTATATGTTCAGAACCATATATCGAGTACAGGTTTATAATTCTCGTTTAATATAACTGGAGCCGATTGTTTGGATCGTGTAGAGATACGTTTCAAGGGGAACTCCTTCTCCTCCAAGTGGTGGGGTCATGATGGACATGTAACGAATTAAATCTTGTGACCATATGACGAGAGTTTACTGTATATGTTCCTAACAGGTCCCAGATGATGACATATAATGACAATTTATTGTATGTTGGATTTTCAAAACATTTTGCAATTCTACTGTTCCAAGTATTTATGTATTTgagaaaaaaattttttatttcgaatTAACGAGTTAAGAGAGAGTACAATAATAGTGTTTGAGAGATTTTTAAGTGTAATGATAGTCAATACTGAAGAACCCAATATTGTGTGATTGCTAACCGAAAAACTTTTTATTATCATAATTTAGCCTCAGACATAACGAGTAATTCACTCACAGCTGTGTTTCTATTATTTTCGTTGATGGAGGAGCGTTTCACAGGATTGTATTCGTCATTATGTTCACTAGCAGGAGACAAAGGAGATAATGGATTTTCGTGAGTGCAGATAGACTGACAACTGCATTAACAACAGTTTCTGCGATATCTGTGACATAAAGGAAGCAGAGGAAATCATTTTACTGTTGGAAGCAGCTGTCGAAAGATTGATCTACGCGGGTCCTTGGTCCTGAAGTTTATTCCTTTATTTCGAGGTACTCATCGTTGAATCGTCTTTATAGATACATCATGGCTATAAAGTAAAATGATATACGCCACATTTCCTAAAAACTTAGATTGGATTTGTATTTGTAAACGAAGGAGATATAATTAAGTTTTTTGAAACGATTTATCTTAAAAAATGTAAAGAATATAAGGAGATATAGGTACGTCCATAATACAGAATTGAGATTGCAATGTTTGAacatcaatatctcgaaaatggaAACGGATGGTTTGCGACGTTTTACTTTATGACAGATATTGAGCGCGGTACAGAATCTTTTGAGCTTGTATAGTAGTACAAGTCGATGAATCGAGCGATCGGTACGGGGGATAAACAGAGACAAGATTCGTGTAACTGGAACTGCATACCATCCCAGTGCTCCCATTAAGTGCACGCGATATCGTACATCTTCGACATGGATATGTGATGCACTATTATTCTGTAGAGATTGGTGTACATGAATGACCATTGACGATATACCATCGATGCTgcgatctatactcaatcttttagACGAGATTGTGCGATGAGAAAACTTTTTTTAGTCAATCTTCTTGTTGAACAGAGAAACAGAGTTTTATTATTCATTTGCTTCTGAGTTTCACGTATTAAAGGAAAATGGCACAAAAAATGTTATTAATCTGAATCTTTTAGATAGTAGATTGACTTACTTTGTAGACAGTAGCcgattaaattatttttttattttatattatcctTTATTTGGAGTTTAATCAAGGATGAAATTGAAATCGAAAGGTTCGAACTATCTTTAAAATTGAAATCTCGAAAGCGTGAAAGTTggaaaatttggaaaatttgGAAAGTTAAAATTAGAATATTCTGGGAATTAACCGTAATATTTTTGTCTACTCACAGTAATTCGATCACTCATTATAGACCAAGGGTTTATTTTCGAAAGATTCTCAAGTAAAATTCTACAGTAAAACGAAATTAGTCCTATATTATTCAGTAATGAGTCTCAATACATATATcaaagaaaattaataaatatgagTCATTTATTAATGCTTTTACCATCTGCTTTTCACAACAGATATTTTCCTCAGTTTCTAATAAATAGTTTGTTAGAGAAAGTGCTCACGGTCTTATCTTGCAGTAACGATATCCTGCAATCGAGAATTGCACTGCCTCCAGCCTGAACTGTCATGTTTTTGCTTTCTCCCTCGAAATGGGGCCCCCAGCGATGATCGTGATGATGCTGATGCTTGTTCATCGTGCTGTGCGTGTCAAAAATGTAGTTCAGCATCGGCGCGTCCGTTGGTAGCGATCGTTTTGCCGCCGTCGTCGCCTTCGTCGACGGTGAATCCGTTGCTTGTGGTCGGTCTGCAATAGAAAGAAAGTGTCTAGAGATAAAAATATCTTTGCGAGccacaatatttaaaaaaattgaaattattccacatccacaatattaaaaaaataaacttgTAAAAACTGcagttatttaaatttttattatttttatttatgattTATCATTGTTTATCTCCACTTTTCTGACAAAGGGTTTACCCCATTGggattaataaattattattattattattaaaatattgaagGTTCTGATATTTCGCATTTTTTTCAGGTAGTTACATTTATCCTAAGAAATTACAATTTAACAATTACAATTTGAATATAGAGGAGTAACTGAGTAATGAATTTGTGAAAATGTTAGCTACGAATACGtagagaaaacaaatacaatgtAGGAACGGCTGCCCACAAATGGGAAATAAATAGAGAAAGGTTGCAGGAAAGAGTTATCGGGAAAACAGAGTAGGGAAGCTTGCAAGGACTCAATGGGGCAACGTGTCGCGAAAAAACGATGAAGAAAAAGAATTTCGCGCTCCGTCGCATACTGATCCCTTttgacgctgacttctgagtTATCCCCGTCCCTTTCTTCGGACTTCGCAAAACGCTCGCCAAACTTTTCACGGCTAATGTCGACCCAGAACAGAAAACTCTGTGAAGCACACACAGACACAGATCTCTGAAAATTTCTTCTAGCGACTTCGTCGAAGTTTCGTGCATAATAGCATCTTAGAATCTTTAGAGTCTCATTCGTCTTGCAAAGAATCGAATTTCTGTCAATTGTGAGGGAACGCAGACGCTTGAAAtccattttgaaaattttcaagcTACAGACTTCCGAAAATTTCTGACGAACATTCGTTGTTACAGATACAATTAGATAGATGGAAAAGTATTCGTTTTGACGATATTTCTATCTGGATCAATTTTGAGAGGGCACAATTTCTTGAGACTCTTTCTTCGAATCTTTAGAGTCACTCGTAATAAAAGTACTCCGATGTTTCATTGGGTTGGTCAATTAAGAGACTCATATCTAAGACGATTCTAGTCAATTTTCGTCTTTTCCCAGGAGACTGAAAACTTTTGTGGCAACATATTTCAAGGTCACCGAAATCGGTGAGATCACCCTTTTCTTATCCATATAATAATTACCTTTCTATCTTCACTTTACGTAAAGTGACAGAGTAATTAAAAGACAAGTAAGACAAGTTGATCTAGCGTTTCTTCGCTGTCATGCACCTTGTGCCCAGCGAATCCTTCACCCCTCGATCTTTCTTTTCGCTTCCGTCGTGGAAATTTCCTGTGCAGCCTGAGGGAAGGAAACCTGATCGTGAATTCCGCTGGAATTGTCGAAAGCGTGTTCCGGGTACAGAAAAGAGGACCCCGACTTTTCCATCCGAATATGAAAATCGTTATACTGCGTCGTATTGACATTGGTATCCGGCTCTGATCGGGCTTCAGTCTTCCAGCCTCCTCGTGCACGTGACTCGTGTGTGCGAATATTTAAGCGACTAGTCGAATCGATCCAGGAAAAATTCACCGACGTGTGGACTTCCTTGTTCCCCGTTTGCAAATCTTTCCTTCAAACACATCGTGATTGTGGAATACTGTCCAGTGAAACGATTCTGTTGCGAATCCAAGAGTTCTCAGAGTACTTCGAGGATTGGTTCCACTTGGGAATTTGAAAATTCCAAAGCTTTGTATCTTTGACAGTCTTGCAATTTAAGAAGTGGAAGATCGTAGCTTAGAATCTTTAAGAATTTGAAAgctttaaaactgtgaaattgGATCGTTAGAAAAATTGaaagttttgaatatttgagagtataataatatctgaaaatttgaaaatctatgAACTAGAAGCTTGGAacttatgataatttaaaagttTCGGAAGTGCAAGATTGGTACATCAGAGAAATTAAAaactttgagtatttgaaagtataatatttgaaaacttgggaaattgaagatttgtattttattctatataCTTGAATGACAAAAGTGATATGGCAGGCGGCTTCTAGGCAGGCAGAGCCACTGAACAGTGTGTTCATTATGTTCATTGTCGTTCCTGATACGTTATTGTTTACTTGAGCATGATGGAATGGGTGAAAGATGGATCTGCTGAGGAAttcgttttttattatttttgtacatCGGTGTTCTAGATGGGTTAAAATACACTCAGAGCAAATGGCAGGATTTGTTGTTAATGTTACATAACCTTAACGAGGTTTTTCAAAGTGGATTTCGCTTTTTGGAATGATAATAAGGAGTCCCTTATATAGCAATAAAATGTTATACTAATATTTCATTTGCTAATTATCTTAGGGATACAGCTTCAAAAGAGGGAATGAGATCTAGAGCGAGTAGATATTATAGCTTTTATACTTTAGAGAAACTGTGTCTGCAGTGATAACGTGTAATAATCACAAATCGACTGAGTTGATGCTGTAAGAGATTAATGTAGATACGGAGGAATGTACTAAGGCTATAGTATTATGGTCTTAGCGTTGTACAAACTTAATTAACTCTTATTATGTCTAGGGATCATTGAGAAGTCACATATAGAATTCAACAAATTCGAATAAACATGTATAAGGACTTTCgaagacttgaaaatttgaagacgaAAAAATTTGGAAGCTTTGGATATTTGAGAGCTTAAAATTTGAACACTTAAGAAATTGAAGatttggaatatttgaatattgaaatatttgaagatatctcaaaatttgaaactttaaaagCTGTATATATTTAAAAGGTTtaactatttgaaaatttgaggactTCAAAGCTTTGAATATGTGAgtgtaaaaatttgaaagttcaaaATTTGAGGAACTCatgttttttgtattttaaataagtAAAAATGTGGAAGTCTCGAATATTTTCAGTCTCaactgaaaattcgaaaatttgaacatttcaaTCTACTCATGTAGCAGAAATAGTATTAGAGTCTCTGAGTGACTCTTGATATTCTGATGATGAAGACGAATAACAGAATGCTCACTTACTATCCTTGCTATGATCTGACAATGAAAGATGAGAAAGAAATAACCTACAAGCGTACAATAATCAAATTCCACTGTGTTCCTTTAATCCTGTCTTCAAAACAATCGTTCAATTTTCATTACACGTATATTTACATGCTTGTTTTAAATCACGGTTGCATCGTTGCGTTAACTAATCAAACCAATAGTTCTTGTCGTCACAGTTTATCGATCAAATCTTGTGGATTTATCGAGCAATCGTCTGGAAGAACTTCATGAATACATTTTCTTATTCGACTGATTGTGAGGGAGGAAATACAATCGCGCTGTGCAATCCTCGTCAGACGCGAGAATCTCGCGAGCTTCAATCGACCCATTTTTTCGAGTCTTGCAAACACTCGAGACTTCTGACTTGGCGCTTTTTCTCTACCGCTATTCTGGTGAATCAAGTTCGAGGGAAAGGctcaacatcagaagaataacAGATTATTTTGGGTTCGATGTCCAAAAACTAATCAGTAACCCCAAGTTTCCTTTGAAGCAACGTCAGGCTAGCCGATTACTGGTTTCCGTggacagaatataaataaaagagtcTGATGTAATTTCGAAAACTGGTTACGACTGCCAAGAGGGGATTCGTTGAGGAAGGTCGGATTTTCTTTCTCTGACGATTTTACGCCCCTGCATAGAATCTAAGGCTGTAAAAAACACTGAAGATTGTTCGTAAAACTAACCCAGCAAATTgggattttttattttctttttggaAATTTCAAAGATCTTCAATGACGACTTTTGAAGTTGAAATTGAAATAATTCTTCAAGGTAGAAGGGAACTGATGAAACGAAAATGTAAATGTTCGTTTTGAATATAAATGTAGGTAGTAGGTACTGAATCACGCGACTCGGCTGGGGTGCACGTTTTCAGCTATAATTACAAAAAAGTAAGAGCTGCAGTTCACTGCTTCGAAGAAATATCATTTCTTGTGTTTACATCTACAGCGGAGGACTGCAAGACCAGATTTTTAATTTCAGCGAGTTAAGCAAATATGTAGGATCGTAGTACAATAAAGCAGTTCACGAGGAAACATGTGAGCACTGTTTCCGCTGTTATGCAAATGAGTAGTAATAACTTGTAGAGAGGGTAGACATAGGTACTATTAAAATTTGACTAAATTCCTTTGCTTTAACGAtgtgaaattttttaaatggtatttGAACCCAGAAACAGATTTGACAAATTGAATTTATGAGCGTATTTGATGGATCTAAGctattttaatttttctaaattcctCACTCCACTTTGCTTGGTCTCTGACAAAGTAATTACAAAGCGACAGGGTGACACTGTGACAATCAACAAAGTTCCAGCCAATAAAACTTGTCTAATATCTACCTCACCAACAATATAAAACATACGAAACTACTTATAAATGGTAttccaattaaaaaaaaatttggcATACCTAAGTAAGCGAACACAAAATTCTCTGAATTCATTTTTTGAAGCTAGTCAATCTACCTTGCTTGCTACCATGATGAAGTAGTCACCGCGCGACAGGGGGACATTGTGACAACCAATAACGAGCTCGGGGCTTCCACGCGAATCTGTAGGTTCTGGAACACGCATAGGCGTCAACACCCAGGCAAAGACAAGGCCGATACACGGCGAGTGGTTGCAGGATCCCTGATTCTAGGTGAAGGTACAACGACGTGTAACGCGTGGGACTCTCCATGCATAAAACATGAGGGTGGCTTGTGCCTCGAATCGGAATTGTTTTACCGTGGTTAGCTGGACCCCATATTAGAGTCGTGCTGGATGGTCGAGACAAAGACGATATCGTTTGCTTGTTGCCACTGTGGGCGAATCCTAATTTTGGGGACAAAAGTGGAAGCTACAGTACATGGATCTAGATGTGACGCTCAGAGTGGAGGATATTTCCAATAGTTTCAGATTCTTTTTCGAAGCTGTTATTTGATGGTGAGTCTAAAATTGTAAATACATATGTTAGGTATTTACTGCCTAATGATAAATTCATGTTACCTAATGATAGTATAAAATGCAAGTACTATATGTTGATAAACACTCTTGGTTAGCATGTGTGTAATATTTTCtctttttatatttgaaaattagaaattttaaagctttgaatatttaaattaaagctcaaaattggaatattcatagtttcaatatttcaaaatttacattttctggaaaattgtaaatgaaattcaatttttattaaattttcgtGGAAATTGTAAATCTGGAAGCTTCAACTACCTGAATGTCCACAATTTAAAAAACTGAAAAATTGGagaattgtattttaaatatttgaagattagaaATATCAAAGCTTCGAATATCTGGAAGCTCAAAATTTCGagatttgtatttaaaatacTTGAAAATGTACTCAGAGCGTCTAATTCCCTGAGATATAAGCCAACTATGATCAAACTCGTTATCGTATTGAATTTCTGAGAGACtctcaaatttccaaattttctcaTAACATGACACAGTCACCTCTTCAATTAATTCTTCATTACACAATCACTACTTCAATTACTTCTTCATTATCACAATCGCTTTTTCAAAGCTCGAAACTGATCTCTCATGGAGAGATCGACAAACTCTCTCAACGTTTAATCGTGGCAGCTTGTAACCATAAATCATCGGGTCGATAACAGGACTCTGATAATATGTACGTGTTTTACGTGACGCGATGTGGTCGATCAACAGATGCGTAATGGAATGTGCGCGTGTTATTGCGGTAGTCGTTGGCGTTATATTTAACACGAAATTAATTGGTCCCACGGGATCGATTGCCTCGCGTATTGTCTCTTTTGGTGAGTTTGGCTGTTTGCTGGTGAGTGGACCTAAATTTCCGTTTCCATCGTTATAAAACTTAGTGTTTCGAAATTTAGGGCATGGACTAGCCAATCTAAAGGCTGTCGAGGGGAATTGTAGTTCTAGAGACATATTCTACGTCAAGAAGTGGATCGCAattggattggagactgaactTGAAAGTACACTTGAAACAAAACCATTTTTATTACGAAAAATATTGCTATGTTTTTGATAATGTACGTGTAACAACGCGGTTTAAATTTCTACAAAGTACTTAAAATTTGTTAAACTATGTAGGGGGAGTTCTAAAACTGGACATTAGCTACACCTTCGAAAAATGAAATGCGACAAAGTGACCAAACTGTAAAAGTGATAGAAGGAATCATGCAAAAATCGTATATATTTCGACACATTCTTTGTGAGTGGATAGCTAAAGAGATTGATTGATTGATTGTTGCTCTTGACGGGAGGTTGGTGCATCGTAGAAattataaactgttatatttatcaatTTTCGTGACCAAAAGATGTGTGTTGCATTGGTAAATTTGTTAATGTGTACTTTTTAAAttacttttgtattttgtgtacAGTGTATTGGTATTTACAAGAAAATCTTTTTTGTCGTTTGTTACTGGACAGAATGTTTTCCCCTATAGTCGGTCAGTACAAATCTTAATCTTGTgtggttttatttatattagtttttattattgtggtttcagtagtCAAAAGATATACTTAAGCAAATGAATAGTAGGAAAAAGGTATAAGGTATATTTTCCCATATATTATTGACTGAAGAAAAagggaataaaaaaattaaagagTGCAAGAAAAACTTAGAAAATAAGCTTAAGAAGATGAGAATACTTAAACTCGAAAAAGACAAACGCGAGGACTGTCTGCGGAGTTTGTACAGAAACCGATGGAAAAGACTGGATTCAGTGTTCAAGCTGCGAAAACGGGCACAAGGGGTTTGTGCTGATATCCTCGAATGCTCTGATAATTACATTTGTGGCTGCTGAAAATTATATTGAAACTGATCTCTGACACGTTGCAATATCCTACTGTGGCTGGTGCTAGGTGCTACTTAGTACTATACCAAACTTCTATATCAAAGTTTAGCCAAagtttaaattaaatattacgATAAAATAGGTTATTTTATTGCTTTATCTTAGATTACAACATTGTTAGCTTATAAATCAAGTAGAatagaaagcataaaatatttttttttatttatttaagaaaaaCCTCAAGTGTCCAGTACTAGGAAAACTCCCTCAGTTCAATATTTCATCATGATTTTCATTAAGTTTCAGAATATCGAATAGGTATAAAAATTGGTAAAACAGTTGAAAAAACTTTTTagattttaaaattcaaaatttttaaattagaatatttgaaagttgaaAGTTGGAAATATTGAGAAACTGAAGATTTATTACGCGAtaacgcgtgatgagaattTTTCGCAAGTATCCGATCATACACCATCGCGTGAGACGTCTATATTCGCTTAATTGGAGCTCTGTGATTGGCAGTTAAGGATAATTacccgtttcagatcggcagcgaaGGTGATAAAATTACGAAAGAAATCCTAGGTCAAGGGGTTAAAAATCGATAAATATGGGTCAATTTTCAGGATCTTAAACATCTATTTTTtataacaaatatttttctCAGTTTCTGATAAATAACAAATTTATCAAAAACGTTGCTTATAGTCTAATCTGATACTCTTAACTTTAAAGCACTCTAAAGTACTACTCtttctttattaataataattctttAATCCATGACATGTCCATGTTTTTTTCTCCGATATGAGGATACCAGTTATGATCGTGGCGTTTTAACGGTTGACTTATTTTTGGAAATGCAGCACTTCGCAATTGCAATCGATACCATCTTCGATATTTTGACGCCTCCCGACAGATTATGACGAAGTTCGCGTGCACGAAACACTGGCGCG carries:
- the LOC143184454 gene encoding zwei Ig domain protein zig-8 isoform X4, with the translated sequence MCSVMWLLRLLTTCCLVYLSASDSHTDRPQATDSPSTKATTAAKRSLPTDAPMLNYIFDTHSTMNKHQHHHDHRWGPHFEGESKNMTVQAGGSAILDCRISLLQDKTVSWVRRQDNGKRVNLLTVGQQTYTGDSRYTVKFQYPDNWRLQIKPVNSSDEGQYVCQVSTHPPKYIHVNLHINAPSVQIVDALGEPLRDKYYEADSTIELLCVVRHIAMQVQYSVVQWLHGNRVLNYDTTRGGISFLPFPIGTKRMVLVVNDEVPNGKNISSLSHRSTQ
- the LOC143184454 gene encoding zwei Ig domain protein zig-8 isoform X3; the encoded protein is MCSVMWLLRLLTTCCLVYLSASDSHTDRPQATDSPSTKATTAAKRSLPTDAPMLNYIFDTHSTMNKHQHHHDHRWGPHFEGESKNMTVQAGGSAILDCRISLLQDKTVSWVRRQDNGKRVNLLTVGQQTYTGDSRYTVKFQYPDNWRLQIKPVNSSDEGQYVCQVSTHPPKYIHVNLHINAPSVQIVDALGEPLRDKYYEADSTIELLCVVRHIAMQVQYSVVQWLHGNRVLNYDTTRGGISVKTDLMEEGANSTLSIARVGPADSGNYTCHLTTMPDQPATVHVHVLNVQFADTIPTSRQLGV